The Numenius arquata chromosome 11, bNumArq3.hap1.1, whole genome shotgun sequence genomic interval TGCCGGCATCTCCGTCCCTGGCTGTGGTCCAGGGCTCCGGTGCTCTGGCAGTGCAGCGGGGCGTGCAGCGTGTCGCAGCGGGGCGTGCAGCGCGTCACCGCGGCTGGCAGGCTCTCCGCAGAGCTCTGCGCTCTGACCTGCCTGCTCCGCTGGAGCGAAGCCTGTGGCGGGAGCGCTGCCACCCCGGCACGGCTGGGCGGGTGGGACCAGGGGGGGACGGTTGGGTGCTGTGGGAGCTCTGGGGGTCAGATGCTctgccagcccagggctggctgtGAGCTCCCCAAGGAGAGCCCCtctgggctggggggcagagggtgtGGGGAGCTGCCGAGGGGAAACCCCATGCTCTCTCTGCCCCCAGGTGcagtggctggagcagcaggtggCAAAGCGCAGGACCAAGCGAGACGTGTTCATGGAGCCCACGGACCCCAAGTTCCCGCAGCAGTGGTACCTGGTGAGTGTGGGGTGGGGGTTGCGCTGCTGGGCCAGGAGGGGAGCCCCGCAGTCACTGCAGCAGGTTCTGGGGATGCAGATGTGGCACctgagggacagcagggaggaggaaggcctGAGGCGGCCACCTGTGCCGTGGGTCCAGGGATACCCCAGGGAAGAGGCCGCGCTCATGGAGCGGTGGCTCCTGCCGGGGTGCTGGCAGGGCCGGGGAGAGCCAGGGGCTGGACTAGGAGGGAGCAGCCCTTTGCCTGGCCCAGGAAGGGGGTCCGTGCCTGCCTGTGCCATCAAGCTCGGGCACAAGCCTGGTCTCTGAAGGGAGCCGTGTTTATGGGGCCCAAACAGAGTCTGGGGCTCAGTCTCCTTTCAGAGTGGCCTTCCTCGGGTGGCtgtgcctgggtcccctgggatTTCCTCATCCCCACGCCACAGCAGCGCAGGGTGAAGGCTGCCTCTTGCCCGCCCTtacagctggggctgggaggtgttGGGCAGTGCCAGCAGCTAGGTGCAGCTCCTATTGCCAGGGCTTCTCTTGGCAGTACAACACCAACCAGCGGGACCTGAATGTGCGTCAGGCCTGGGAGCAGGGCTACACGGGCAAGGGCATTGTGGTTTCCATCCTGGATGATGGCATTGAGAAGAACCACCCTGACCTGGAGGGCAACTATGTAAGTGTGGGGTGATGGCATGGAGAGGTGTGCCATGGGAGCCGCTGGgtgcagccccagagctgctgtgGTGGGACATGGAGGGAAGCGATAGAGGTGGGACTGGAGCCTCCTCCaccccccagctcagcccagcctcaGAGCTGTGGCCCCGGGGCAGTGGGAGTCTGGGGGCAAGGTAGACGGTCTCTTAACTGCCAGATCTGTCTTCCAGGATCCAGGGGCGAGCTTTGATGTCAATGACCAGGACCCAGACCCACAGCCCCGCTACACACAGATGAACGACAATAGGTGAGGCAGAGGCAAGGGCTGCAGAGCCCAGCCGCGGCAGGGACTCGGTGCCAGTGCCATTGGGAGGTGACTGCGGGAGGGTGCAGGGGTGGTGGCACACTTCTGTCCCACGGAAGAATGCCCTGCCTCCCCTTCTGATGCAAGCAGTGTCCTTTGGGGCTGCCCAGTGCCCGTGCAGGCTGTTCAgtccctgctgctctggagcaggagGGTAGATGGAGGTGCCCTGCGAGGCTTTTGTTGGCCACCTGGTTCGGGAGGGATGTGAGGCAGCCTGGGCGCTggtccctccagctgcagctggtgcCCGGTGCTCCTCACATCCCATCTGAGCACACTTGGTCCTGTTCTGACTGCAGACATGGCACGCGCTGCGCTGGGGAAGTGGCTGCCGTGGCAAACAACGGGATCTGTGGTGTTGGTGTGGCTTACAACGCCAGGATTGGAGGTGGGTGACACCCTGCCCTGCACCAAGAGCAGAGTCTGCACTGGGCTCTGTGGGTGCCTTGTGGCCAGAGGAGTGGGCTGTGCCAGGGTCTCGGCATTGCTGGCCAGGGTAGCCCATGGCATAGGGCGGCAGCAGCGGATGGAGTGCTCTCGCATGGCCTCCAGCGTGGCTGCGCTGCCCCGTCCGGTCGCCCGTGACGTCTGCTCTCTGGCCCTAGGCGTGCGCATGCTGGATGGGGAGGTGACTGATGCTGTGGAGGCCCATTCCCTGGGCCTCAATCCCAACCACATCCACATCTACAGTGCCAGCTGGGGCCCCGAGGATGATGGCAAGACTGTGGATGGCCCGGCCCGGCTGGCGGAGGAGGCTTTCTTCCGAGGGGTCAGCCAGGTGAGCAGGAGAGTCTGCTGGGGGagctcctgccccttcccctgggTCTCCCTTGCTCTGCCTGCCCTGGTTGTTGTCCGGGCCATCCAGTGATGAGCTGTTTATGAGCTGTCTTACAGCCCGTCTGCAGGATCAGGCTCTGTtggtttttcctgttcttcctgtGTGATGGCTGAGTCAGGGCTCCTCCCATGCAGGGTGTTTATCTCACCTTTCCGGGGAGCCCTGTCCCCCCTGCTCCGAGGGCTCCTGCCCAGTCCCATGCTGGGACAGTCTCTCCCCCCTCTCCAAAGCCCTGTGCTGGCTCCTGCCTCGCTTCATGCCAGCCACTTGTGCTCGCTTCCTCCGCTTCCTCTGCCCGTCctccccccgctgtccccgtgtGCTGTCGGTGCAGCCTGTGCCTTGGCATGGCCCTGGAGCACGGTTCAGCTGTGCCCTGTGTTCTGCCTGCCATTCCCCGCAGAGACACGCATGTGCTGCGCAGGGCGTGCTGGCAAACCCCCCTGCTGCTACGCCAGCTCTGTCACACACGCTGTGATCGGAGCTGTGGTGTTTGGGTGCCGAACAGACGGTCGGGgctgctctgccgagctcccgcAGCGCTGCAAATCCCACACGGGCAGAGTCAGCCGGGGTGATTTCCGAGCAGAAGAAGACATTAGATCTTGGAAGCCAGGTTTTGGCAGGGCCTTCTGCCACCCAGTGCCTGACCTGTTGGGGCAgcccctgcagagctgccccaACATCTCCGTGGGCATGGCAGTGGTGAGGGATGGGGGTGCTGGGTCCCCAAGCCGGCATGCTCACCGGTGGCATCCTGCtgtcccccagtgtcccagcTGCATCTGCTCAGTCCGTCCCCCTCAGGCTGTGAGAGCCCTGGGGCCAGCACCATCCCCTCATCCCCAGACTGGGGCTTCCCACCATGCGGCAGCGCGGGTGACGCCGGTGCTGGCCCTCACCGGCAGCACGGGTGACGCCGGCGCTGGCCCTCATCCTACCTCTGTTGGTAGGGCCGAGGGGGGCTGGGCTCCATCTTCGTCTGGGCGTCCGGGAACGGGGGCCGGGAGCACGACAGCTGCAACTGTGACGGTTACACCAACAGCATCTACACGCTGTCCATCAGCAGCACCACGCAGTACGGCAACGTGCCCTGGTACAGCGAGGCCTGCTCCTCCACCCTCGCCACCACCTACAGCAGCGGCAACCAGAACGAGAAGCAAATTGTGAGTCGGGGCTGTTGGCGTCTGTGGGTCGGGGGCTCCTGGGGGTGGGACAAGCTGTGGCTGCCATAAGTGTCTCtccaggaggagcagggctggccccCTCTGCCATGCTGTCGCTGCTGGGTTGCTCCCAGGGCTTGGTCTCCTTGAGTTAAGGACTCCTGGGGGAAAACTCATGAGCTGCCCCAGGAGCGGTGGCTTTTCCTCACCGCTTACAGCCCTCACGGGGACACCAGCCCTCGAGCTGGCTCCTGGACATGGCCAGCGCCTGTGGCACCTCCTACCCCAGCGCTCCTCTTTGCAGGTGACGACTGACCTCAGACAGAAATGCACCGAATCGCACACAGGGACGTCGGCCTCGGCACCCCTGGCTGCTGGCATCATCGCCCTCGCCCTGGAAGCCAAGTAAGGGTGGGCAcggagcggggctgggctggggcggCTTTGCAAGCCCTGTGAGGCTGCGGCACCTGGGCACAGACCCTCCTggggccaggaggagctgggggctgGTGCCAGAACCCTGTGTCTCCCCGCAGCAAGAACCTGACCTGGCGGGACATGCAGCACCTGGTGGTGCAGACGTCGAAGCCGGCCCACCTTAATGCCAACGACTGGGTCACCAACGGCGTCGGCCGCAAAGGTACCAGGGTGCTGGGGACGGAACAGGGGCTCCTGTTCCTGCAAGCAACGCTGGCCCAGGCTGCCAGGGCAGAGcaccccagcagccctggggggtggaggaggcaggaggcccTGTTGAGCTGTGCAGTGTGGCTGGGCACACGTCCCCTGCCTGggatccccagccctggggatgaTGGTGACCCCTCTCTGTCCACAGTCAGCCACTCCTACGGCTACGGCCTGCTGGATGCCGGGGCCATGGTGAACCTGGCCAAGAACTGGACCACAGTGGGACCTCAGAGGAAGTGTGTCATCGACGTCCTCACAGAGCCGAAGTAAGGGCTGGTGAGCCCAGGAGGGCATCACCCAGCGTCTGCTCCACGCATGGCCCTGTGCAGGAGCCCAGGCGCCTGTGAGCCCAGGGCGAGGAGTGGGGGGGATCTCCGGGGCTGAGCTGCCCCCGAGACCCCCGACCATCCTGTGAgagcctgggcagagccaggagagccgCCTGCAGCCATCCTGCGCCAACGTGGGCTGGCAAgcctgcccgctgctgctggggctggccgGCACGGCAGGGGTGCGGGCGGGCTGGGACACTGTGGTTTGGGAGCAGCCAGCGCGAGTCATCCCCAGACAGAGGGGCTTTTCAGGGGTCAGACAGAAGCTCCTTTTACTCCCATTTGGCCGCTGCCACCGCAGTGCAGCGTGTGCTGTGTCTCATGTGCGGCCGGGGGACTCCCCAGGGGCTCTTGGGGTgcgagggggctggggctgggcccTGCCTCTGCCCTGTTCTGGTCCCCTGGGACACAGTCCTGCCCATCCAGAGTGGGCACTCCTTGTCACCAGCATCCTGTGCTGGCTCCAGGGCCGGTGCCGCAGGCGGCTGCGGAGGGGACGGCTACACAGgagcagtgggatggggacaccctcGCCACACCATGCAGGGTGGAGCCGGCCCCGCAGCGGGCGAAGAAAGGGCCCATTCAGGGCTGGCACAGCGATGGCAGGCAGCGTGTGCTCGGCCAAGCAAaccctgccatgcccaggagCCGGGGTGGGCCCCTCTTGCCTGCGCCTTGTCCGGGGATGGAGTGGAGCCACCGGCTGCTGTGGGCTCCCctcccagggagggaggggggggccaCGGCGTCCTGTTAGTGCCCCCAGGGTGGGACTGGGCTCACTCTGGCCTGCCCTCGGCAGGGACATTGGGAAGCGCCTGGAGGTGCGGCGGAAGGTGGATGCCTGCCTGGGGAAAGCCAACTACATCAGCCGTCTGGAGCACGCACAGGCCAGGCTGACGCTCTCCTACAACCGGCGGGGGGACCTGGCCATCTACCTTGTCAGTCCCATGGGCACCCGCTCCACCCTGCTGGCTGCCAGGTAGGTGCCGGggtgccctggggcagccccaggcccGTGCTGGCACCAGTGGGTTTGTGGGACGCTGGCACCCACCTTCTTGCCCCCCTTCACCCAGGCCCCATGACTTTTCGGCTGATGGCTTCAATGACTGGGCCTTCATGACGACGCACTCGTGGGACGAGGACCCCTCCGGGGAGTGGGTGCTGGAGATCGAGAACACCAGCGACGCCAACAACTACGGTAGGGCTGGACTGGCCTCACCCCCACCACTGCCCTCCATGAGCAGCACAGGCACCCAGCATCCCCCCTGGTGCCTctgagcagaggggctggtggcaccacAGAGGCTTTGCAGTCACctggctggggagaggctggagctgggcacaggaggaggggatggggctgcTCTGGAGAGGTGGAGGTTTGCAGTAGCAGGAGCCCCCCACCCTTTGGGCAGCCCTGCACTGGGGCATGGCCACGCGCTGGGGGCTCTGCCAGGCAGTGGGCACAGCCCCGCTCTCCCCTGATAGCCATGACCAGTACAAGCCCCATCCCTGAGCGTGTGTGGGCCCGTTGGTGGTCTTCACTCCGACTTGTTGCAGGCACACTGACCAAGTTCACGCTTGTTCTCTACGGAACGGCCACCGAGTCTCCCAGCCTCTCCaaccagctggagagcagcggcTGCAAGACCCTGACACCCAGCCAGACCTGCGTGGGTGAGTGTGGGGCCGGTGGGGAGGGCATGGGGCCATGGGCAGCCCCCCTGTGCTGACCCTCCTCTCCCACAGTCTGCGAGGAGGGGTACTACCTGCACCAGAAGAGCTGCCTGAAGCGCTGCCCTCCCGGCTTCGCCCCCGGTGTGCAGAGCACGCACTACAGCCTGGAGAACAGCGTGGAGCCCATCAcgccccagctctgcctgccttgCCACCCCTCCTGCGCCACCTGCGCCGGGCCTGGCCCCAACCAGTGCCTCACCTGCCCCGCGCACTCCCACTTCAGCAGCCTGGACCTCTCCTGCTCCCACCAGACGCAGAGCAGCCGTGCATCCCCCGCCCTGGCAGACGGCGAGGGGCTGGCCGAGGCACCCCCTACAGCCAACCTGCCCGTCCTCATTGCCAGTCTCAGCTGTGTCCTCATCGTTGTCATATTTGTCACCATCTTCCTGGTGCTGCAGGCGCGCTCAGGCTTCAGTCTGCGGGGCGTGAAGGTCTACGCCCTGGACAGCGGGATCATCTCCTACAAGGGCCTCCCCTCCGACATCTGGCAGGAGGAAGGCCCCTCTGAGTCGGACGGTGAGGATTACGAGGCCCACAGCGAGAGGACTGCCTTCATCAGAGACCAAAGTGCCCTTTGATGAGCCCTCCcgcccctccctcctccctgcccagcaccgCAGGGCCGGGGCAGGTGAGGCCGAGGGGCCCCGGactctgtccccgtccccctcccacaccccagcagcccggggctcccccgccgccggcaccgTCCCTTGGCCCCGGCCTGGGCTGCCGGGCACAGCCCCGCCGGCACCGTCCTCAGCTCGGCACCGTCCCAGTCCCACACCATCTCTCTTGGCCCCGCGTCCACCCTTTGCTCCGCACTGGGGTGTTTGATGGTGGCAGGGTCCCTGGCACTCACTGGCCCTGCGctggcagccctgtcccctgcccctgggcggctgctgctggggctcacACGAGTGCCCCGGGGTGGGCAGCGCGTGGGGTCCCTGGGTTGTCACtgctcaggctgggctggctggtgcagggccagctctgccccacagggcATCCCCCCTGCCACCCGCCGGGCCTCTGCCTGCGTCCCTGCTCAGCCCCTGCCTCCCAGCTCCCCGCCACCTCCCCAGGGCCTGTCCGCCTCCACCCGTGCCCTTCAACAGCAATAATGGCCAGGCCtcagcctctgctgcctgctcacCCGCTGCCCGCCCGTCCCACCGCGGCCGCGGCTGCCTGCAGCCTGGACAGGAGCCCCCCTGCGCCAGAGAGCATGGGGCAGGGCAGCGCCTTTCCCTCTGCCCGACCTTCAGCCCCCCCCCAGCGCGGGCAGGGACCCCCTCGCACAGACCCTGCTCTGGGGGGCTGCCCCGGGCCCCCTCCTGTtctgtccccaggcagggctgtgtgCTGCAGGCTGGGGCAGTGGCGGTGCCTGCGCTGCCTCGGCTCTGCCtcggctctgcctgctccctgcccgtGCCGGGGCGAGCCCggcccccctgcagcccctgccccccGACGTGCCTTGCCCCCACTTGGTGACAATCCGTTCCGCTCCCTGCCGGAGGCCCTTCCCGGCACCGCCTGCCCTCGCTGCCCCTTCCCCGCGGGCTGGAGCCGGTGCCGTGAGCCCCTTCACCGTCCGCCGCTGCACACCGGGGCCGTGGCACGGGCTCCCACCCGCCCCGTGCCAGcgccagccccagctgctgcagaCGGAGCCGCCGGCTGGGGGCCACAGGACTATTTTTCTATAATAACTTTTTGGTGCACAgtaattttttcttgtaatttaatCAGCCGGGAGCTGCCTCCTGAGcctgtttttaatttaatggaTGTGGATATAACGTTAGAGAGACTGAGTTATTAAATGTTCAGAACTATGCAATCCAGCTCCGGTGCCTGTGCTCTGTGTGCCGCAGCAGTGGGTGGCCCTGGTGGCAGGAGGGCACAGGGTCatcccctgctgctgccctgggcccGTGGGACCCCCCTCATCTGCTCTGCAGCCGCAGGagggggctgcccaggctgctgtgctgcCCACCATAGTGCAGCTGCAAGAGCCTGCGGTGCTGGGTTCCCCCACGGCCAGCACAGAGAAGTCCCCTCAGCAGGTAAAAAGCCCCCcagagccaggggctgccctgcccaggctgcaggcaggagctggcgCTGGGCAGGGGCTGCTATCTGGGGATGCAGTGGGGACTCGGCGCCCAGACGGGGACTGGCCCCCTCACCTGAGCAGAGAAGCAGCTGCTTGTTGGGAGCCCGCAGAGAGGGGAGCTGATTCAGGAACTGGCTGCggtgggtggaggtggggggggtaaAAGTCTGGGGGTACTCGAACCACTTTCCCGCAGCGCCTGGGCTGAGCCTAGGGACCAGCTGAGCTCCCGCACTGCAGCCCTGTGTCCAGCGgcccctgc includes:
- the FURIN gene encoding furin, whose protein sequence is MDLRPCSLLLLWTLVVALALLAQEVLAQRIYTNTWAVLVPAGPQEADRLARKHGFLNLGPIFGDYYHFRHSGVVKRSLSPHQPWHSRLAREPQVQWLEQQVAKRRTKRDVFMEPTDPKFPQQWYLYNTNQRDLNVRQAWEQGYTGKGIVVSILDDGIEKNHPDLEGNYDPGASFDVNDQDPDPQPRYTQMNDNRHGTRCAGEVAAVANNGICGVGVAYNARIGGVRMLDGEVTDAVEAHSLGLNPNHIHIYSASWGPEDDGKTVDGPARLAEEAFFRGVSQGRGGLGSIFVWASGNGGREHDSCNCDGYTNSIYTLSISSTTQYGNVPWYSEACSSTLATTYSSGNQNEKQIVTTDLRQKCTESHTGTSASAPLAAGIIALALEANKNLTWRDMQHLVVQTSKPAHLNANDWVTNGVGRKVSHSYGYGLLDAGAMVNLAKNWTTVGPQRKCVIDVLTEPKDIGKRLEVRRKVDACLGKANYISRLEHAQARLTLSYNRRGDLAIYLVSPMGTRSTLLAARPHDFSADGFNDWAFMTTHSWDEDPSGEWVLEIENTSDANNYGTLTKFTLVLYGTATESPSLSNQLESSGCKTLTPSQTCVVCEEGYYLHQKSCLKRCPPGFAPGVQSTHYSLENSVEPITPQLCLPCHPSCATCAGPGPNQCLTCPAHSHFSSLDLSCSHQTQSSRASPALADGEGLAEAPPTANLPVLIASLSCVLIVVIFVTIFLVLQARSGFSLRGVKVYALDSGIISYKGLPSDIWQEEGPSESDGEDYEAHSERTAFIRDQSAL